The Arenicella chitinivorans genome includes a window with the following:
- the mutL gene encoding DNA mismatch repair endonuclease MutL gives MSHTDPSQHRIHALDPRLINQIAAGEIIERPASMLKELIENALDAGATAIDVDVDNAGVKRLKISDNGHGILRQDLAMALSRHATSKIQDLQDLEQIATLGFRGEALPSIASVTRMTIQSRERGAEQGWMVSSDGNNLTTEPTPVAHPVGTTIETRDLFYNTPARRKFLRTDATEFKHLDQIVRRMALSRFDVAFKLSHNGKVVLHLPSVPADDPRRLKMVCGDNVPENSVYFTEQREDMRLSGWAGLPSFSRSQADMQYFFLNGRLIRDKTIVHAVRLGYQDVLFHGRHPVYVLYLEMDPARVDVNVHPTKHEVRFRESGAVHSFVFRSLQRVMSSSAGEVGSLQVDAQHGAASPKPQTSYTAPEQITEQRPFNYAQAPVSHAQASERMSPDAVREQIAGYQQIADSVFRPDPGVTSPEIPKADTHADGTIPPLGYALGQLKGIYILAENEKGLVLVDMHAAHERITYERLKTGMEGAAIRQQPLLVPVTIQVSDNEIQAWRSQQTLFDQLGLEVEQIDENVLVVRSVPDLLAKADVSQLVRDVLSDLVADEHSDRIQETMHEILSSMACHGSVRANRQLSIPEMNALLRDMEITERSGQCNHGRPTWVQMSLGQLDSWFKRGQ, from the coding sequence ATGTCTCACACCGATCCGTCTCAGCATCGCATTCATGCGCTGGACCCGCGATTAATTAACCAGATCGCAGCCGGCGAAATCATCGAACGGCCCGCCTCGATGTTGAAAGAGTTGATCGAGAACGCGTTGGATGCCGGCGCGACCGCCATCGATGTTGACGTAGATAACGCCGGCGTGAAGCGGCTTAAAATATCAGATAACGGTCACGGTATTTTAAGGCAGGACTTGGCTATGGCCTTGTCGCGGCATGCCACCAGTAAAATTCAAGATCTGCAAGACTTAGAACAGATCGCCACGCTTGGTTTTCGCGGTGAAGCATTGCCGAGTATTGCCTCAGTCACGCGGATGACGATTCAATCCCGTGAACGCGGTGCTGAGCAGGGCTGGATGGTCTCCAGTGATGGTAACAACCTGACAACGGAGCCGACGCCAGTAGCGCACCCGGTTGGCACGACGATCGAAACGCGTGATTTGTTTTATAACACGCCAGCACGACGAAAATTTTTACGCACGGACGCCACTGAATTTAAACATTTGGATCAGATCGTACGACGCATGGCGTTGTCGCGTTTTGATGTGGCTTTCAAGCTGTCGCACAATGGCAAAGTTGTTTTGCACCTGCCATCGGTACCCGCTGATGATCCGCGCCGTCTGAAAATGGTCTGCGGTGATAACGTGCCGGAGAACAGTGTTTATTTTACAGAACAACGTGAAGATATGCGGCTTTCGGGTTGGGCCGGTTTGCCGAGTTTTTCTCGCAGTCAAGCGGACATGCAGTATTTTTTCCTTAACGGACGCCTTATTCGCGATAAAACCATCGTGCACGCCGTGCGTTTGGGTTACCAAGACGTTCTGTTCCATGGTCGTCACCCAGTCTACGTTTTGTATCTGGAAATGGATCCGGCTCGCGTGGATGTGAACGTGCATCCAACCAAGCACGAGGTGCGTTTCCGCGAGAGCGGCGCGGTACACAGTTTTGTGTTTCGCAGTCTGCAGCGAGTGATGAGTAGCAGCGCCGGTGAAGTGGGCAGTTTGCAGGTCGACGCACAACACGGGGCGGCCAGTCCAAAGCCACAGACTTCCTACACGGCACCGGAGCAAATTACCGAGCAGCGGCCCTTTAACTACGCGCAGGCCCCGGTTTCTCATGCCCAGGCATCGGAGCGCATGTCACCGGATGCTGTCCGCGAACAGATCGCCGGTTATCAACAAATTGCGGACTCAGTGTTTCGTCCAGACCCCGGAGTTACGTCACCTGAGATTCCTAAGGCTGACACCCATGCTGACGGTACCATACCGCCACTGGGCTATGCGTTAGGGCAATTGAAAGGCATCTACATCTTGGCGGAGAATGAAAAAGGCCTGGTGCTGGTGGATATGCATGCTGCTCATGAGCGAATCACTTACGAGCGCCTCAAGACTGGTATGGAAGGTGCCGCGATACGGCAGCAGCCACTACTGGTTCCGGTAACCATTCAAGTCAGCGATAATGAAATCCAGGCATGGAGGTCACAGCAAACACTGTTCGATCAGCTTGGCTTGGAGGTTGAACAAATAGACGAAAATGTCCTCGTCGTGCGCAGCGTGCCGGACCTGTTAGCGAAAGCCGATGTGTCGCAGTTGGTGCGCGATGTCTTGTCCGACTTAGTGGCGGACGAGCACAGTGATCGAATCCAGGAAACTATGCATGAAATCTTGTCGTCGATGGCATGTCACGGTTCAGTGCGTGCGAACCGCCAGTTATCGATACCAGAAATGAATGCGTTGCTGCGTGATATGGAAATTACCGAACGCAGTGGACAGTGCAATCATGGGCGGCCGACTTGGGTCCAGATGTCGCTGGGCCAACTCGACAGTTGGTTCAAGCGAGGGCAGTAA
- the miaA gene encoding tRNA (adenosine(37)-N6)-dimethylallyltransferase MiaA translates to MQNHGQSATEIPVICIMGPTATGKTDVAAQLYDGLDCEIISVDSSLVYREMNIGTAKPDVDFLRRYPHHLVDIRDPNDTYSVADFYTDCNQLIESITARGKLPVLAGGTMFYFNALEQGLSDLPKADQALRDEITQGAQASGWVVQHARLAALDPESAARIDPADAQRIQRALEIVLTSGRTVASHNASRKPPVPNPMLKVALAFSDRSVLHQRIAKRFDIMLDQGLQAEVETLLARGVDSESTAMKMIGYRQMLEFLNGDLNYDTMRSKGVAATRQLAKRQLTWLRNQRNMLWWIDTGLENKQFQPLVTLIRSIVSV, encoded by the coding sequence ATGCAAAACCACGGGCAGAGTGCGACAGAGATTCCTGTGATCTGTATCATGGGGCCGACCGCGACCGGGAAAACCGATGTGGCAGCACAACTTTATGATGGGCTTGATTGCGAAATCATCAGCGTCGATTCGTCGTTGGTTTATCGTGAGATGAATATCGGCACTGCCAAGCCCGACGTTGATTTTTTACGTCGCTACCCGCACCATCTGGTGGATATTCGTGATCCGAACGACACCTATTCTGTGGCGGATTTCTACACCGATTGTAATCAGTTGATTGAATCGATCACAGCCCGCGGTAAGCTGCCAGTGTTGGCTGGTGGCACCATGTTTTACTTCAACGCCTTAGAACAAGGTTTAAGTGATTTGCCCAAAGCGGATCAAGCACTACGTGATGAAATCACTCAAGGCGCGCAAGCGTCCGGCTGGGTGGTGCAGCATGCGCGACTGGCTGCGCTAGACCCCGAGAGTGCGGCGCGCATTGATCCAGCCGATGCTCAACGCATTCAGCGCGCACTCGAGATCGTTCTCACCAGTGGTCGGACCGTAGCGAGCCACAATGCCAGCCGTAAGCCGCCAGTGCCCAACCCTATGTTGAAGGTCGCGTTAGCGTTTTCCGATCGATCCGTGTTACATCAACGTATTGCTAAGCGGTTCGACATTATGCTGGATCAAGGTTTGCAGGCAGAGGTTGAAACACTCTTGGCCCGCGGTGTGGACTCAGAATCGACTGCAATGAAAATGATTGGATATCGCCAGATGCTTGAATTTCTGAATGGCGACCTTAATTATGACACTATGCGGAGCAAAGGGGTTGCGGCAACGCGGCAGCTGGCAAAACGACAGTTGACTTGGCTGCGCAATCAGCGAAATATGCTTTGGTGGATCGATACAGGTTTAGAAAATAAGCAATTTCAACCGCTTGTTACGCTTATTCGCTCAATTGTTAGTGTTTAG
- the hfq gene encoding RNA chaperone Hfq: MAQNKGTALQDPFLNALRKERIPVSIYLVNGIKLQGQVESFDQFVIVLRNTVNQMIYKHAVSTVVPAKAVKIDFDDES; this comes from the coding sequence ATGGCACAGAATAAAGGCACAGCGCTGCAAGACCCTTTCCTAAATGCGCTTAGAAAAGAACGTATTCCGGTTTCGATCTACTTGGTAAATGGTATCAAGCTGCAAGGGCAAGTAGAGTCGTTTGATCAGTTCGTTATTGTGCTGCGCAACACGGTAAATCAAATGATTTACAAACATGCTGTTTCTACGGTGGTACCAGCAAAAGCCGTTAAAATCGATTTTGACGACGAATCGTAA
- the hflX gene encoding ribosome rescue GTPase HflX translates to MFELAEAKSQPRALILFQRDSSHEDSEILEEIKLLAESAGAEVLDTITAFRRTPDPSTYIGKGKLEEVQQRVESDNIELVILNHSVSPIQERNLERALKVRVLDRTGLILDIFAQRATSHEGKLQVELAQLQHISTRLVRGWTHLERQKGGIGLRGPGETQLETDRRLIGHRIKALNKRLDTVSAQRQLRRKSRAKVPVPTVSLVGYTNAGKSSLFNRITDADVFAQDQLFATLDTTMRRVELAEFGTSILSDTVGFIRDLPHSLVEAFHSTLEEVANAQLLLHVVDVASAHREQCISEVNKVLAEIGASAIPTIMVYNKIDLTGAQPKVKRNSAGLIDSIWLSAHSGHGIDLLMSAVTEHLSRLHTRCRIILPASEGKLRASLYQKSVVKTETVADDGSFELELEMSPADFGWLQKQSEITQIDAL, encoded by the coding sequence GTGTTTGAACTCGCTGAAGCTAAATCCCAACCCCGCGCGCTGATCTTATTTCAGCGCGACTCCTCGCACGAAGACTCAGAGATCTTAGAAGAGATCAAGTTGCTGGCTGAGTCCGCCGGCGCTGAGGTGCTCGACACCATAACCGCATTTCGACGGACGCCTGATCCTTCGACCTACATCGGTAAAGGGAAGTTAGAGGAAGTCCAGCAGCGTGTTGAGTCCGACAACATAGAACTGGTTATATTGAACCACTCAGTGAGTCCGATTCAGGAACGAAACCTTGAACGTGCGCTCAAAGTCCGTGTGCTGGACCGGACTGGTCTAATTTTGGATATCTTTGCCCAGCGTGCCACCAGTCATGAGGGTAAATTGCAAGTCGAGCTTGCACAGTTACAGCATATTTCAACGCGGTTGGTGCGCGGCTGGACACACTTAGAGCGTCAAAAAGGTGGGATCGGCCTGCGTGGCCCAGGTGAGACGCAGCTTGAAACCGACCGCCGTCTGATCGGACATCGAATTAAAGCGCTGAATAAACGTTTGGACACGGTTTCTGCCCAGCGCCAACTCAGACGCAAGTCTCGCGCCAAGGTACCGGTGCCGACCGTGTCATTAGTGGGTTATACCAATGCCGGTAAATCGTCTTTATTCAATCGGATCACAGACGCTGATGTATTTGCTCAGGATCAGTTGTTCGCGACACTTGACACCACAATGCGTCGAGTTGAACTTGCGGAATTTGGGACTTCGATTTTATCGGATACCGTTGGGTTTATTCGTGATCTGCCGCACTCGCTGGTCGAGGCCTTTCATTCGACATTGGAGGAAGTTGCCAATGCTCAGTTGCTGTTGCACGTGGTGGATGTCGCCAGTGCCCATCGCGAGCAGTGCATCTCAGAGGTTAACAAGGTGCTGGCTGAAATCGGCGCCAGTGCAATACCGACCATCATGGTCTATAACAAAATCGACCTGACGGGTGCACAACCCAAGGTCAAACGCAATTCGGCTGGCCTGATTGACAGTATCTGGTTGTCGGCGCACAGTGGTCACGGCATCGATCTGTTAATGTCAGCGGTGACGGAGCACTTGTCACGCCTGCACACTCGTTGCCGCATTATCTTACCTGCGAGTGAGGGTAAGCTGCGCGCATCGTTGTATCAGAAAAGTGTGGTGAAGACCGAGACGGTCGCAGACGATGGCTCCTTTGAGCTGGAGTTGGAAATGTCACCGGCTGATTTTGGTTGGTTGCAGAAGCAATCTGAGATTACTCAGATTGATGCTTTGTAG
- the hflK gene encoding FtsH protease activity modulator HflK, with the protein MPWNEPGSGNSGGRDPWGNGNNRGNQNPDIDQIIDNVRKRFGGGRNGKGGRGGMFAPYLLALLVLLGYWATQSVYQVDEGHQSVELRFGKFKQTVGAGLKFIVWPIEEKIVIDTQQVRTVEVGYRGNASEPKEALMLTEDQNIVDVTMAVQYTIKSIEDLVFNTGDLTLGQRSGIGINDVVRSATESALREVVGRTEMDELLTTGRAVVDSETESLLQVILDRYNYGIQIESIEIQDAKPPVQVRDAFDDVVKADQDREKLKNQAEAYAKQIVPNARGEAARILQEAEAYKAKIVAEATGEAERFSKILEEYQKAPAITRKRLYIEAMEQVLADSSKVMIDQESGSGNSLMYLPIDKIIENKGQVRPRNTSREDGNLIPQTTTPPAQTTSSTIRRGGR; encoded by the coding sequence ATGCCTTGGAATGAACCTGGCTCAGGTAACTCGGGAGGCCGTGATCCTTGGGGAAACGGCAACAATCGAGGTAATCAGAACCCCGATATTGATCAGATTATCGATAACGTACGTAAACGTTTTGGCGGTGGTCGCAATGGTAAAGGTGGTCGAGGCGGTATGTTCGCCCCGTACCTGTTGGCATTGCTTGTGTTGCTCGGATATTGGGCTACACAGTCGGTCTATCAGGTCGATGAGGGTCACCAAAGTGTCGAGTTACGATTCGGCAAGTTTAAACAAACGGTCGGCGCAGGCCTGAAGTTTATCGTCTGGCCGATTGAAGAAAAGATTGTGATCGATACCCAGCAGGTTCGTACTGTGGAAGTGGGCTATCGCGGAAATGCCTCTGAACCAAAAGAGGCCCTGATGCTGACAGAAGACCAAAATATCGTCGACGTGACGATGGCAGTGCAGTACACCATTAAGTCGATTGAAGATCTTGTATTCAATACCGGAGATCTGACATTGGGGCAACGTTCTGGTATCGGGATTAATGATGTGGTCCGCAGTGCCACCGAGAGTGCGCTACGAGAAGTTGTTGGTCGCACCGAGATGGATGAACTGCTCACCACCGGTCGTGCGGTGGTGGACTCAGAAACCGAGTCTCTACTGCAAGTTATTCTGGATCGCTACAATTACGGAATTCAAATTGAGTCGATTGAAATTCAGGATGCTAAACCGCCAGTACAGGTTCGTGATGCCTTTGACGACGTGGTTAAGGCGGATCAGGATCGTGAAAAGTTGAAAAACCAAGCGGAAGCTTACGCTAAACAAATTGTGCCTAATGCGCGAGGTGAGGCGGCACGTATTTTGCAGGAAGCCGAAGCGTACAAAGCGAAAATCGTAGCGGAAGCCACGGGTGAAGCCGAGCGTTTTAGCAAGATTCTTGAGGAATACCAGAAAGCGCCTGCAATTACGCGAAAACGTTTGTACATCGAAGCCATGGAACAAGTGTTGGCCGACAGCAGCAAAGTTATGATCGACCAGGAATCTGGTAGTGGAAACAGTTTAATGTATTTACCGATCGATAAAATTATCGAAAACAAAGGGCAGGTTCGGCCCCGCAACACATCGCGCGAAGATGGCAACTTGATTCCGCAAACCACGACACCGCCGGCGCAAACTACGTCGTCGACAATTCGTCGAGGAGGTCGCTAA
- the hflC gene encoding protease modulator HflC, with the protein MKSENLFIVLLILLALLAAVLSSSLFTVKEWERALKFKFGEFSGEEIQPGLNFKLPLVNTIEKYDVRIQTMDRPPERFITVDKEELLVDSFVKWRITDLQKYYKTVKFRANAENRLEQKINNSLKAQIARRNIRDVVAGDRGEIMSIVQQAIDGEASAIGVEVVDVRLKRVDLADQIQANVFERMRSERQRIANEYRATGNEVAIEIRANADRTKVELVSEAEKKAQLTRGDADATATKIYADAFGADEEFYEFFRSLNAYKSTFNSSGDLIILDSNSEFFKHFNSATK; encoded by the coding sequence ATGAAATCCGAAAACTTGTTTATTGTGCTGTTGATCTTGCTGGCACTGTTGGCTGCTGTTCTTTCAAGCTCACTGTTTACAGTCAAAGAATGGGAGCGCGCATTAAAGTTTAAGTTTGGTGAATTCTCGGGTGAGGAAATCCAACCTGGTTTGAACTTCAAGCTGCCATTGGTTAATACCATTGAGAAATACGATGTGCGAATCCAAACCATGGATCGTCCGCCAGAGCGCTTTATCACCGTCGATAAAGAAGAGTTGTTGGTCGACAGTTTCGTGAAATGGCGCATCACCGATTTGCAAAAGTACTACAAAACAGTGAAGTTTCGTGCCAACGCCGAGAACCGTCTGGAACAAAAGATCAATAACAGCCTAAAAGCTCAGATCGCACGACGCAATATTCGTGACGTGGTCGCCGGTGACCGTGGTGAAATTATGAGTATTGTGCAGCAGGCAATTGATGGTGAGGCATCGGCGATTGGAGTTGAGGTCGTCGACGTGCGCTTGAAACGCGTTGATTTGGCTGATCAAATTCAAGCTAACGTCTTTGAACGTATGCGTTCAGAGCGTCAGCGAATTGCCAATGAGTATCGCGCAACGGGTAATGAGGTCGCCATTGAAATACGCGCGAATGCAGACCGCACCAAGGTTGAGTTAGTCTCCGAGGCTGAGAAAAAAGCGCAGTTGACGCGCGGTGACGCCGATGCTACGGCAACAAAAATTTACGCAGATGCGTTCGGTGCTGATGAGGAGTTCTATGAATTTTTCCGTTCACTCAACGCCTACAAGTCAACGTTCAACTCGTCGGGTGATTTGATCATCTTGGATTCAAACTCGGAATTCTTTAAGCATTTCAATTCAGCGACTAAATAG
- a CDS encoding ATP phosphoribosyltransferase regulatory subunit translates to MVNDANWLLPEGVEEILPDEAIKLEMLRRAVLDDLTERGFDLVMPPVMEFVDALLTGTGEELDTQTYKFMDQHTHRMLGIRADITPQIARIDSHYLADREVNKLCYAGTVLRTQPAQMGGQRELLQIGAEVFGIEDESADMQVIDAMLQTLSLSRAPDVTLSIGHVGIYRALLQQQAIEGSTEQRLRDVLLRKSRPDLAELQAQVDVAPFNALLDLQGGVAVLSTARDMLANDDELQSALQQLSNVVEHLQASAPKVKVHIDLADVAGYRYHTGLKYDAFVSGRGRAVAQGGRYDRIGKLFGRSRPATGFSADLKTLVKLA, encoded by the coding sequence ATGGTTAATGACGCTAACTGGCTACTACCAGAAGGTGTTGAAGAAATCCTGCCAGACGAGGCAATCAAATTAGAAATGCTACGACGTGCGGTTCTTGATGACCTCACTGAACGTGGCTTCGATTTGGTGATGCCGCCGGTAATGGAGTTCGTCGATGCATTACTCACCGGGACCGGTGAGGAACTCGATACCCAAACCTACAAATTCATGGATCAGCATACGCACCGTATGTTGGGAATTCGGGCCGATATTACGCCTCAAATCGCGCGTATCGATTCGCACTATCTGGCTGACCGCGAGGTCAATAAGCTCTGTTATGCTGGCACCGTCCTGCGCACACAACCTGCGCAAATGGGCGGGCAGCGAGAGCTATTACAGATTGGTGCCGAGGTGTTTGGAATCGAAGACGAAAGTGCCGATATGCAAGTTATTGACGCGATGTTGCAGACGTTGAGTTTAAGCCGCGCGCCGGATGTCACACTGAGTATTGGTCATGTTGGGATTTATCGCGCGTTGCTACAACAACAAGCCATTGAGGGCAGTACGGAACAACGTTTACGTGATGTATTGCTGCGCAAATCTCGTCCTGACTTGGCCGAACTGCAAGCACAGGTGGATGTGGCACCGTTCAATGCTTTACTCGATTTGCAAGGCGGCGTGGCCGTGCTCAGTACCGCACGTGACATGCTCGCCAATGACGACGAGTTACAATCGGCTTTGCAGCAACTCAGTAATGTTGTCGAACACCTTCAAGCGAGCGCACCAAAGGTCAAAGTGCATATCGACTTAGCCGACGTTGCTGGTTACCGCTACCACACCGGACTAAAATACGATGCGTTTGTGAGCGGTCGCGGACGTGCCGTTGCCCAAGGCGGTCGCTACGATCGGATTGGTAAATTGTTTGGCCGTAGTCGGCCCGCAACCGGCTTTAGTGCCGACCTCAAAACTCTGGTAAAGCTGGCGTAA
- a CDS encoding adenylosuccinate synthase has product MSKKVIVVGTQWGDEGKGKVVDLLTDVANVVVRFQGGHNAGHTLVIDGKKTVLHLIPSGILRDGVQCLIGNGVVLAPDALFEEVEQLEANGVPVTERLGISEACPLILPHHVALDQAREIKRGNKAIGTTGRGIGPAYEDKVARRGIRLGDLVYDYHFADKLESVMEYHNFALINYYKVEPLDFKQVLDQCLGYKDRLASMTVDVTQLLDDYSRAGRPMMFEGAQGMMLDIDHGTYPYVTSSNTSAGYAAAGSGIGPTAFDDVLGIVKAYTTRVGAGPFPTELDCEVGEHLGTKGHEFGATTGRSRRCGWFDSVLMRRSRQVNGLTSLCLTKLDVLDGLSELKICTAYEYQGRRLSVSPAGADALAQCKPVYETMPGWSEDTQGAQSLADLPEAAQNYVARLAELVGVPIDIVSTGPDRAETIILRDLYA; this is encoded by the coding sequence ATGAGCAAAAAAGTAATTGTCGTTGGCACGCAGTGGGGCGACGAAGGTAAGGGGAAAGTTGTCGACTTGTTAACGGATGTTGCCAACGTGGTGGTGCGCTTTCAAGGCGGACATAATGCGGGTCATACGCTGGTAATTGACGGTAAGAAGACCGTGCTGCACCTGATTCCGTCAGGTATTCTGCGCGACGGTGTGCAGTGTTTGATCGGCAACGGTGTGGTATTGGCCCCGGACGCCTTGTTTGAAGAAGTTGAACAACTTGAAGCCAATGGCGTGCCGGTTACCGAGCGGCTGGGTATCAGTGAAGCTTGCCCTTTAATCTTGCCGCACCATGTGGCGCTGGATCAAGCGCGCGAAATCAAGCGTGGTAACAAAGCTATTGGCACCACAGGCCGTGGCATTGGTCCAGCTTACGAAGACAAAGTAGCTCGACGCGGTATTCGCCTCGGAGATTTGGTATACGACTATCATTTCGCCGATAAATTAGAAAGCGTGATGGAATATCACAATTTTGCCCTTATTAACTATTACAAGGTGGAGCCACTAGATTTTAAACAGGTGCTGGATCAGTGTCTGGGCTATAAGGATCGATTGGCGTCCATGACCGTTGATGTGACTCAATTGCTGGACGATTACAGCCGTGCGGGGCGTCCGATGATGTTCGAGGGCGCGCAAGGCATGATGTTGGATATCGATCACGGTACCTATCCGTACGTGACCTCATCCAACACATCGGCGGGTTACGCTGCGGCAGGTAGTGGCATCGGGCCGACGGCATTTGATGATGTCCTGGGAATCGTTAAAGCGTATACCACACGCGTTGGCGCAGGTCCGTTTCCAACTGAGCTCGATTGTGAAGTTGGCGAACATCTCGGCACCAAAGGCCATGAATTCGGTGCCACAACCGGGCGTTCACGCCGGTGTGGTTGGTTTGATTCTGTGTTAATGCGACGTTCCCGGCAGGTCAATGGTCTGACCTCACTGTGTTTGACTAAACTGGATGTGCTGGATGGCTTGTCCGAACTCAAAATCTGTACTGCCTACGAATACCAAGGGCGTAGACTGTCGGTTTCACCAGCTGGTGCAGATGCTCTGGCACAATGTAAACCAGTATATGAAACAATGCCTGGATGGTCTGAAGACACCCAGGGTGCTCAGTCTCTGGCCGACTTGCCTGAGGCAGCGCAAAACTATGTGGCACGATTGGCCGAGCTGGTCGGTGTGCCAATTGATATCGTTTCGACTGGCCCGGATCGGGCGGAAACGATTATTTTAAGAGACCTGTACGCCTAG